CCGGGGTTTGATCTATACCATAACTTTTACATAAAAGTTTCAGCATTTCAGATGATCATCCATCAGTCCAACTTACCAGTCACAAGAGCCAAGTACCAACCACAATATCAACCAGAGAAGGCCtgtaattttgtatttgtttgtaattaaaaaatcattgaaaatgaattgtaggatgcaaatttttttttttttttccttaaatgaGAAAATCCCATTAATAATTTGGGCCGGTTCATGTTATGCTTGAGTCTGCATCAGCATGGCACATGCTCAACACAATCAAATGGAGCTTGACACGTACAGGCATGACATCTATGCATGAAGCAGAGTGTGCTAGAATCGTGGTGAAACAGAGTatcctctttgtttttttgggtcagcGAGTATCCTAAACTCTACGTCCTAACATTATGTCATGTGTCGTAACATTATTTCGTAATATTATGTAATACCTAGCGTTATGCCATGTGTCGTAACGATATGTCATAtgtaaaattcatttttaaaatcgtAACATCATATTGGATGGGAGATTAGAAGATAGGATTTCGGGAATAGGGGTAAACTCGTTCAATCACTTGAATTTTAAACTTGTTATACGCAattgttttttaattcaaCATCGATTTCGATATTTTGAGCTACAAATCTCTTGCTCGTAAtcctttctattttatttgatcTCGAAAGGGAAGGGTTAGGTTggaacaaaattataaaaattaattatgagtTCGTCTAGTTTAATGACATTGACATATAATTAACTGGGGAGACAAGCACAGCATGGGCGTATCTTTGTCAAAATTCCCCTTGATAAAAGCGAACCGAAGTTGAGCCGgcaaatgaaaagaagaaagcgCCATATTGTTGAAATCGAAAGAAACTCAACCAACTCTCTATTTTATCTGTTTcttcagctctctctctctctctctctctctgtacattgatatttcttcttcttcttctataaTGATCGGAGCTCAATTTCATGTGACGGATCGCTCAGCTGCCATCCGTTCGATCCCAAGCACTTGGCCTGCTGCTAGTTCTGCTTCTTCCTCCTCGCTCCACTCGGTCTTCACGGTTCGATTAGGTTTCAGAACGACAAAACGGTGTCGTGGCCTCAAATCGATCGGCATTAGCTGCAACAACTCTTCCTCTCGTTCCAGATCCAGCAATGCCGATCACCACGATTACGATTATCTCCAAGCTTCTCTCCTCCTCTCAGGTCCCAACTCTCTCTGCACCACCTATGATCACATACAATTATGTTTAAATATACGTGTACGTATATTTCTATGTATCTATAATAACTTTTtgaattgattttgatttgattctgTTAAATTCTTACTTTTTCGTCCAAAGATGAAGTCTTTACCTATTTGTCCATATATTCTGttgatttttattgtttttaatttgttggtTTCGAATGTTGCAGTGTAAAGTGAAGTAATTTGTTGCTAATTCAGTGATGGGGTGTGATGATCATCTTTTGAAGTTGTTGACTGTGTTAAATTAGTGCAGAAACTATATCTCACTACCGTATGCAAAAGCGAGGGTTTAAAGAAGAGACGAAATGGCAGTCCTCTGGTAAATTGCGTCCCTTTTCAGCTCAAGCAAACCGATCTCGAAACCTCTTTGATACCTTAGGCCGAAACATTCTCCAGCGTTTCCAAAATCCCACGATTTTTCTCAAGATTTCTTGTGATGGAGACTTTTTGCTTCCAATTGTTGTAGGTATATAAAATTATGTACAGGAATATAAGTGTAATTTGAAGTGTCACATCCTCTGGTCACCAACTGTAACTTatctgatttttgtttttcaggtGAATTTGCCATAGAAAATCTCATCGATGCCCAATGGGGAGATGAGAATGGGGTAACTGTTTGAGTTCTGTAATTATATCGGTTGCTTTCTTATGTAAAATGTACATTGACCCCCAAAACTGGTCATTCTGCAGGACTCCCCTGATCAATTCCAGTTTGTGAGTAATCTCGTCGACAAACTTGGTTATCAAGTATGtagttaatttttttcccatgTATTAATTACTTTCTGAAGGGCCGAAGGCTTTTATCATTTGTCCTTTTCCTGCTTTAGCTACTCAGTTTATGTTTATTGCATGTCTATAAGGAAACCTAATGATACTAATAACTAGATTTTAGAAAAAGTGAGTGGTGAGAAGGTATGTAAGCTTTTTTTCTTAAGAGGACATTCAGTTTTTTATCCAAGTTGATAGTGGGGTGTAAAACCATTCAGGTCATTCTCTTATTTTGTTGCTACCTCTTCAATTCCAGGTGAATATGGTGAGAATTACAGAAAGAGTGATGAATACTTACTTTGCCGGATTGTGTTTTAGCAAGGTGGTAAACCCTTGTGAGTTATGAACTAATATTTTAAGAAAGTGAAGCAACCTAATGACATCAAGGTTCCTATTATCTGCAGCCAGGGGAAAACGAGGTTTTTAATGTGAATGCACGTCCGTCAGATGCCATAAATGTTGCACATAGAAGCAAGGTAAATGTCTTTGTTGCACATAGAAG
Above is a genomic segment from Prunus dulcis chromosome 7, ALMONDv2, whole genome shotgun sequence containing:
- the LOC117634451 gene encoding bifunctional nuclease 2 isoform X2 — translated: MIGAQFHVTDRSAAIRSIPSTWPAASSASSSSLHSVFTVRLGFRTTKRCRGLKSIGISCNNSSSRSRSSNADHHDYDYLQASLLLSETISHYRMQKRGFKEETKWQSSGKLRPFSAQANRSRNLFDTLGRNILQRFQNPTIFLKISCDGDFLLPIVVGEFAIENLIDAQWGDENGDSPDQFQFVSNLVDKLGYQVNMVRITERVMNTYFAGLCFSKPGENEVFNVNARPSDAINVAHRSKVPIYVNKQIVLTDAVRISYGMGRVRDTKSVYDVSLDSAADGPDFLIQELELVNNISLAIKEERYKDAAMWRDKLVKLRKSIQGP
- the LOC117634451 gene encoding bifunctional nuclease 2 isoform X1, whose protein sequence is MIGAQFHVTDRSAAIRSIPSTWPAASSASSSSLHSVFTVRLGFRTTKRCRGLKSIGISCNNSSSRSRSSNADHHDYDYLQASLLLSETISHYRMQKRGFKEETKWQSSGKLRPFSAQANRSRNLFDTLGRNILQRFQNPTIFLKISCDGDFLLPIVVGEFAIENLIDAQWGDENGDSPDQFQFVSNLVDKLGYQVNMVRITERVMNTYFAGLCFSKPGENEVFNVNARPSDAINVAHRSKVNVFVAHRSKVPIYVNKQIVLTDAVRISYGMGRVRDTKSVYDVSLDSAADGPDFLIQELELVNNISLAIKEERYKDAAMWRDKLVKLRKSIQGP